From the Comamonas odontotermitis genome, one window contains:
- a CDS encoding IS4 family transposase, translating into MSLLQTTLNETLEALPANGIAQLSALIDPDWIEQALQATGRASIRRRKLPAQHAVWLVIGLALFRQMPLWQVVQEMALTLDGQELPVPSASVQARQRLGPEPLAHLFELLTQAWGRAHPVHEQTLRVLAVDGVVWSAPESVDNRQVLGSGQTQYGPQPWPMVRAVCLLDTDSHELLDAQLGDYGCGELTLASGLRGLDHSITLFDRAYFSASFLLTWSQAGEQRHWLMRAKDNLRYEVAQTLGEGDWLIRMPVSPRARKLHTELPSHWQARLIEVSAGGKIRRIITSMLDLQRFAAASLAQLYRQRWEIELGFREIKQSLQQGQAVLRSKQPELVRQEIWGILIAHTLLRRWMRLMAQHAGVEPTRISFHTARHAIVGTINAVHLARTGTLPALLQQLLKQARYFVLPPRRSGRSFPREVKRSRSKFPTKKMPVST; encoded by the coding sequence TTGAGCCTGCTGCAAACCACCCTGAACGAGACATTGGAGGCACTGCCTGCCAATGGGATAGCCCAGTTGAGCGCACTGATCGACCCGGACTGGATCGAACAAGCCCTGCAGGCCACGGGCAGGGCTTCGATACGGCGCCGTAAGCTGCCGGCCCAACATGCCGTGTGGCTGGTGATTGGTCTGGCCTTGTTCCGTCAGATGCCGCTGTGGCAAGTCGTGCAAGAGATGGCGCTGACCTTGGACGGGCAGGAGTTGCCCGTGCCCAGCGCCAGCGTGCAGGCGCGCCAGAGATTGGGGCCCGAGCCACTGGCGCATCTGTTTGAGTTGCTCACCCAGGCCTGGGGGCGAGCCCACCCGGTGCACGAGCAAACTTTGCGAGTGCTGGCGGTCGATGGCGTGGTCTGGTCGGCTCCGGAGAGCGTGGACAACAGGCAGGTACTGGGCAGTGGCCAGACCCAGTACGGGCCTCAGCCCTGGCCCATGGTGCGCGCCGTATGCCTGCTGGACACCGACAGTCATGAACTGCTGGATGCCCAATTGGGGGACTATGGCTGTGGTGAGCTGACGCTGGCGAGCGGTCTGCGCGGTCTGGATCACTCAATCACCTTGTTCGACCGGGCCTATTTCAGCGCCTCCTTCCTGCTGACCTGGAGCCAAGCGGGCGAGCAACGCCATTGGCTCATGCGTGCCAAGGACAACCTGCGCTATGAGGTGGCACAGACCTTAGGCGAAGGTGACTGGCTGATCCGCATGCCCGTGTCGCCGCGTGCCAGGAAGCTGCACACAGAACTGCCCAGTCATTGGCAGGCCCGGCTGATCGAGGTCAGCGCTGGCGGCAAGATCAGGCGCATCATCACCTCGATGCTCGATCTTCAGCGGTTTGCCGCAGCGTCACTGGCGCAGTTGTACCGCCAGCGCTGGGAGATCGAACTGGGGTTTCGGGAGATAAAGCAATCACTGCAACAAGGTCAAGCCGTGTTGCGCAGCAAGCAGCCCGAACTGGTCAGGCAGGAGATCTGGGGTATCTTGATTGCCCACACACTGCTGCGCCGATGGATGCGCCTGATGGCCCAGCACGCGGGTGTCGAGCCGACCCGCATCAGCTTCCATACAGCGCGCCATGCTATTGTGGGGACGATCAACGCGGTGCACCTGGCGCGCACCGGCACTTTGCCTGCGCTTTTGCAGCAGCTGTTGAAGCAAGCCCGCTACTTCGTGCTCCCGCCTCGCCGTAGCGGGCGATCATTCCCGCGAGAGGTCAAGCGCTCTCGCAGCAAGTTCCCCACAAAGAAAATGCCAGTCAGCACTTAA
- a CDS encoding IPTL-CTERM sorting domain-containing protein: MFALLGLIGLIQPAKAQTQIFLDQLQTCALGQNYASPVTTGIGFVSMFYPYATPATQYGQPACGGTWEFDGASYLVTPYGATVFPGGASKAAWLNEAFFDSVMVTPRPKGEMRRNLTGLTVGQVYRVSADAWHDDSPGATALGLDFGPATARLDIPDDNVSRSISATVCAKSGSLSMRLYEAGMTGASPVVTNIKLEDMGQSCLLTVDFVSNGGSAVAPQSVYPDDLATDPSAPTRPGYSFTGWFQDAGLTQPYDFATPVTQNITLYAGWTANPYHVSGTVVGLDSGNTLTLINSNGDQVQITASGPFNFPQSLLGSDSYAVTIPSQPATQTCSVTQAQSGPMNNSDVTNVVVTCTTTPAPSPTAVPTLDQWALMGLSSALALFALVRIRRRAR; this comes from the coding sequence TTGTTTGCGCTCCTTGGACTCATCGGGCTCATTCAGCCCGCCAAGGCACAGACCCAGATTTTCCTGGACCAGTTGCAGACCTGCGCCCTGGGGCAGAACTATGCTTCGCCGGTGACAACGGGTATTGGCTTCGTGAGCATGTTCTATCCCTATGCCACACCGGCAACGCAATATGGGCAACCCGCATGCGGCGGTACCTGGGAGTTTGATGGTGCGTCCTATCTGGTCACCCCCTATGGAGCTACCGTATTCCCCGGCGGGGCATCGAAGGCTGCCTGGTTGAACGAGGCCTTTTTTGACAGTGTCATGGTTACACCCCGTCCCAAGGGCGAGATGCGTCGCAACCTGACTGGTTTGACCGTCGGCCAGGTGTATCGCGTGTCGGCAGATGCCTGGCATGACGATTCTCCCGGCGCTACAGCACTGGGCCTGGATTTTGGCCCGGCGACTGCCAGACTGGATATTCCGGATGACAATGTTTCGCGCTCCATTTCCGCCACGGTGTGTGCCAAAAGCGGATCGCTCTCCATGCGTCTGTACGAAGCAGGAATGACTGGCGCATCCCCTGTTGTCACGAACATCAAGCTCGAAGACATGGGGCAGTCGTGCTTGCTCACCGTGGATTTTGTCAGCAATGGCGGCTCAGCCGTGGCCCCACAATCCGTCTACCCCGATGATCTGGCCACCGATCCATCCGCCCCCACCAGGCCCGGATACAGCTTTACCGGCTGGTTCCAGGACGCAGGCCTCACCCAGCCCTATGACTTTGCCACGCCTGTGACTCAGAACATCACGCTCTATGCAGGGTGGACAGCCAATCCCTATCATGTCAGCGGCACCGTCGTCGGGCTGGATAGCGGCAATACATTGACCTTGATTAACAGCAATGGGGACCAGGTACAAATTACGGCCAGTGGCCCCTTCAACTTCCCCCAATCGCTGTTGGGATCGGACAGCTATGCGGTGACCATCCCCAGTCAGCCTGCCACACAGACCTGCTCGGTAACGCAGGCCCAATCCGGCCCGATGAACAATTCGGATGTGACCAACGTCGTTGTGACCTGCACGACCACGCCAGCGCCCAGCCCGACCGCCGTACCCACCCTGGACCAGTGGGCACTCATGGGCCTGTCCTCCGCGCTGGCCTTGTTCGCCCTGGTTCGAATCCGGAGACGCGCCCGCTGA
- a CDS encoding TOBE domain-containing protein, translating into MIRKASLTAALAEQRSDRRIEVLRRIQASGSISEAARQVGISYKAAWQALDTLSNLAGVELVQRSVGGRGGGGAVLTPDALLLLEAADAMGQAREQLQAQLQQAQLQQAQSHAKGDAPRAGISVATTLARLQVVTSMRNQWPCVVQSLHADGPLVVVQMHGAEAGAQQFEVRSHITNESAQLLGLRPGLPVLAMCKATAVTVVPAGEAGQPAANHWQGTATRATRGGSVQEVAVRLAAGVQLVGFSQQAAGLRARARVQVVVEPSAVVIALSGE; encoded by the coding sequence ATGATCCGTAAAGCATCCCTTACCGCCGCGCTGGCAGAGCAGCGCTCCGACCGCCGCATCGAGGTGCTGCGCCGCATACAGGCGAGTGGCTCCATTTCGGAAGCTGCGCGCCAGGTCGGAATCAGTTACAAGGCGGCCTGGCAGGCGCTCGATACCCTGTCCAATCTGGCCGGGGTGGAGTTGGTGCAGCGCAGCGTCGGCGGCCGGGGCGGCGGCGGCGCGGTGCTGACGCCGGATGCTCTCTTGTTGCTGGAGGCGGCCGATGCCATGGGGCAGGCGCGCGAACAGCTGCAGGCGCAGTTGCAGCAGGCGCAGTTGCAGCAGGCGCAAAGCCACGCCAAGGGAGATGCTCCGCGTGCAGGCATCTCCGTGGCCACCACCTTGGCGCGACTGCAGGTGGTGACCAGCATGCGCAACCAGTGGCCCTGCGTCGTGCAAAGCCTCCATGCCGACGGGCCGCTGGTGGTTGTGCAGATGCATGGCGCGGAGGCGGGTGCGCAGCAGTTCGAGGTGCGATCACACATCACGAATGAAAGCGCACAGTTGCTGGGCCTGAGGCCCGGCCTGCCCGTGCTGGCCATGTGCAAGGCAACCGCAGTGACGGTGGTGCCGGCAGGCGAGGCGGGGCAGCCAGCTGCCAATCATTGGCAGGGCACAGCCACCCGCGCAACCCGGGGCGGATCGGTGCAGGAAGTCGCCGTGCGGCTGGCTGCGGGCGTGCAACTGGTCGGTTTCAGCCAGCAGGCTGCCGGGTTACGCGCGCGTGCCCGGGTGCAGGTCGTGGTGGAGCCATCTGCCGTTGTGATTGCGCTCAGCGGGGAGTGA
- the modA gene encoding molybdate ABC transporter substrate-binding protein — translation MNCLRPTSIALVLSAVFCAHAQADEVAVAVAANFTAPMQKIAAQFEKDTGHKATLSFGATGKFYAQINNGAPFGILLAADDTTPEKLAKEGKAVDASRFTYAIGQLVLWSKQANYVDDKGQVLKTGDYQHIAIANPKLAPYGLAAMQTLDKLGLTAQVQPRVVQGENIGQTYQFAASGNAQLGFVALSQVMEGGQLREGSAWIVPEAMHEPIRQDAIVLNSAKDNPAAKALMEYLKGDKARAVIKSYGYAF, via the coding sequence ATGAATTGCCTGCGCCCAACCTCTATCGCCCTGGTACTGTCAGCCGTCTTCTGCGCACACGCGCAGGCAGACGAGGTCGCCGTGGCCGTCGCCGCCAACTTCACTGCGCCCATGCAGAAGATTGCCGCCCAGTTTGAAAAGGACACGGGCCACAAGGCGACCTTGTCATTCGGTGCAACGGGCAAGTTCTACGCACAGATCAACAATGGCGCTCCATTCGGCATTCTGCTGGCTGCCGACGACACCACGCCAGAAAAGCTTGCCAAGGAAGGCAAGGCGGTGGACGCCAGCCGCTTCACCTACGCCATTGGCCAACTGGTGTTGTGGAGCAAACAGGCCAATTACGTGGACGACAAGGGTCAGGTGCTCAAAACCGGTGACTACCAGCACATCGCCATTGCCAACCCCAAGCTGGCTCCCTATGGACTGGCAGCCATGCAGACACTCGACAAGCTGGGCCTCACCGCGCAGGTACAGCCCAGGGTCGTGCAGGGCGAGAACATTGGCCAAACCTACCAGTTTGCCGCCAGCGGCAATGCCCAGTTGGGCTTTGTAGCGCTGTCCCAGGTGATGGAGGGCGGTCAGTTGCGCGAAGGCTCCGCCTGGATCGTCCCTGAAGCCATGCACGAGCCGATCCGCCAGGACGCGATTGTGCTCAACAGCGCCAAGGACAATCCCGCAGCCAAGGCATTGATGGAATACCTGAAGGGCGACAAGGCGCGCGCAGTCATCAAGAGCTACGGCTACGCTTTCTGA
- the modB gene encoding molybdate ABC transporter permease subunit codes for MTSALLRPEDWAAIRLTLELASTTTLLLLVLTTPLAWWLAHTRSRWRGPIGAVVALPLVLPPTVIGFYLLVTMGPNGPIGHLTQSLGLGRLPFTFAGLVVGSLVYSLPFAVQPLQRAFESIGNRPLEVAATLGASRIDTFFTVALPLALPGFITAAVLSFAHTVGEFGIVLMLGGNIEGVTRVVSVQIYDHVEAMEYARAHWLAGGMVAFAFVVLVALQWLQPRDHRNATPL; via the coding sequence TTGACCTCCGCCCTCCTCCGCCCCGAAGACTGGGCCGCCATCCGGCTGACGCTGGAGCTGGCCAGTACGACCACCCTATTGCTGCTGGTGCTGACCACGCCGCTGGCGTGGTGGCTTGCGCACACCCGTTCGCGCTGGCGCGGGCCGATTGGAGCGGTGGTGGCGCTGCCGCTGGTGCTGCCACCCACCGTGATCGGGTTTTACCTGCTGGTCACCATGGGCCCGAATGGGCCGATTGGTCATCTGACACAGTCGCTCGGGCTGGGGCGCCTGCCCTTCACATTTGCCGGCCTCGTGGTGGGCTCGCTCGTGTACTCGCTGCCGTTTGCCGTGCAACCGCTGCAGCGTGCGTTTGAATCAATTGGCAACCGCCCGCTGGAAGTGGCCGCCACCCTGGGCGCCAGCCGTATCGACACGTTCTTTACCGTGGCACTGCCGCTGGCATTGCCCGGCTTCATCACCGCAGCGGTGCTGAGCTTTGCCCACACCGTGGGCGAATTCGGCATCGTGCTGATGCTGGGCGGCAATATTGAAGGCGTGACGCGCGTGGTGTCCGTACAGATCTACGACCATGTGGAAGCCATGGAATACGCCCGTGCCCATTGGCTGGCTGGCGGCATGGTGGCCTTTGCCTTTGTGGTGCTGGTGGCACTGCAGTGGCTGCAACCGCGCGACCACCGCAACGCCACGCCGTTATGA